A region from the Manihot esculenta cultivar AM560-2 chromosome 13, M.esculenta_v8, whole genome shotgun sequence genome encodes:
- the LOC110629368 gene encoding uncharacterized protein LOC110629368 isoform X1, producing MIQSVFPAIPTYSIFYVMEGNFVGEVSIGDEQFFAFNLGHTHLYGIYKGIEIEILSYCLKSSLTREPHVQLRYCMEQFSLAGITVVAFNSAEIIVHDIIMRVWCSLVTAEEARAMLTVIKLTSKIDFMLIECATDSAVI from the exons ATGATTCAATCGGTTTTTCCTGCTATTCCTACTTACTCTATa TTTTATGTTATGGAGGGCAACTTCGTGGGAGAGGTCTCGATTGGAGATGAACAGTTCTTTGCTTTTAATCTTGGTCACACTCACCTTTATGGCATATATAAAGGGATAGAAATAGAG ATCCTCTCATATTGTTTGAAGTCCTCCCTCACAAGGGAGCCTCATGTTCAACTGCGATATTGCATGGAACAGTTTTCACTTGCTGGTATTACTGTGGTTGCTTTTAATAGTGCAGAGATCATTGTGCATGATATTATTATGAGGGTTTGGTGTTCATTAGTTACAGCAGAAGAGGCTCGGGCTATGCTGACAGTAATCAAATTAACATCTAAAATTGATTTTATGTTAATTGAGTGTGCAACAGATTCTGCAGTTATATAA
- the LOC110629367 gene encoding cold-regulated 413 plasma membrane protein 4, which yields MEKMIEVGIRGVAAEVELRSRRDRTAFQWGGTICALFLLILNRTGRRSALQTTLLVLYLFASFPTVLFKILRGQFGYWIAFLAVAANLFFPETFQVSRFVLFVIAPDWLSNGLRDPLAGGIFCLLMAVLLLMARLREIGGLWGCEYNFHCISYCLVISLLFFFTGFYLFVGGW from the exons ATGGAGAAGATGATCGAAGTGGGAATCAGAGGCGTGGCAGCGGAGGTGGAGTTGAGATCCAGAAGGGATCGAACAGCTTTTCAATGGGGAGGAACTATCTGTGCTCT ATTTTTGTTGATCCTTAATCGAACAGGACGTAGATCCGCCTTGCAGACTACTCTTCTAGTGCTGTATCTCTTCGCAAGTTTCCCAACTGTTCTGTTCAAAATTTTAAG AGGACAATTTGGTTATTGGATTGCCTTTCTTGCTGTTGCTGCAAATTTATTCTTTCCCGAAACCTTTCAAG TTTCTCGCTTCGTACTATTTGTCATCGCACCAGACTGGCTGTCTAATGGACTACGCGATCCCCTTGCTGGTGGCATCTTCTGCCTTTTGATGGCTGTTTTGCTTCTCATGGCAAGGCTTCGAGAAATTGGAGGACTGTGGGGTTGTGAATATAATTTTCATTGCATTTCCTACTGTCTAGTTATATCACTCTTGTTCTTCTTTACGGGGTTTTATCTATTTGTAGGAGGTTGGTAA
- the LOC110629368 gene encoding uncharacterized protein LOC110629368 isoform X2, with the protein MIQSVFPAIPTYSIFYVMEGNFVGEVSIGDEQFFAFNLGHTHLYGIYKGIEIEILSYCLKSSLTREPHVQLRYCMEQFSLAGI; encoded by the exons ATGATTCAATCGGTTTTTCCTGCTATTCCTACTTACTCTATa TTTTATGTTATGGAGGGCAACTTCGTGGGAGAGGTCTCGATTGGAGATGAACAGTTCTTTGCTTTTAATCTTGGTCACACTCACCTTTATGGCATATATAAAGGGATAGAAATAGAG ATCCTCTCATATTGTTTGAAGTCCTCCCTCACAAGGGAGCCTCATGTTCAACTGCGATATTGCATGGAACAGTTTTCACTTGCTG gtatataa
- the LOC110629517 gene encoding probable calcium-binding protein CML41: MATEKLPKPAKWFSSKGLSLSYQHLRSKSSSSRRLDYVPSSRLTSPDSPTSPKIVNNNAVISRQEELRQVFGYFDGDGDGKISAIELRAYFGSIGEYMSYEDALCVIKELDTDGDGLLDFHDFLRLMKRGADQEDLKKAFEMFELEKGDGCITPRGLQRMLSRLGDPKSLDECATMIQVFDTDGDGVIDFHEFHEMMT, translated from the coding sequence ATGGCCACTGAAAAACTCCCAAAACCAGCCAAGTGGTTCTCTAGCAAGGGCCTCAGCCTCAGCTACCAGCATCTCCGATCAAAATCTAGCTCTTCAAGAAGATTAGACTACGTCCCCAGCTCAAGATTAACCTCTCCTGATTCGCCTACTTCACCAAAGATTGTTAACAATAATGCAGTGATATCCAGGCAGGAAGAGCTGCGACAAGTGTTTGGTTATTTTGATGGAGATGGGGATGGAAAGATTTCAGCCATTGAACTTAGGGCATATTTTGGTTCCATTGGAGAGTACATGTCTTATGAAGATGCTCTGTGTGTGATTAAAGAGCTTGACACAGATGGAGATGGTTTGTTGGATTTTCATGATTTCTTGAGGCTGATGAAGAGGGGAGCAGATCAAGAGGATTTAAAGAAAGCTTTTGAGATGTTTGAGTTGGAGAAAGGAGATGGGTGCATAACTCCAAGAGGGTTGCAGAGGATGTTAAGTCGCTTAGGAGATCCAAAATCTTTGGATGAGTGTGCGACTATGATTCAGGTGTTTGATACTGATGGTGATGGTGTGATTGATTTTCACGAGTTCCATGAGATGATGACTTAA